Proteins encoded within one genomic window of Desulfonatronospira thiodismutans ASO3-1:
- a CDS encoding rhodanese-like domain-containing protein: MERVLVTGYGYPAYKAAQLVKKLKPEVDLLWITEYSEEKYPLEMVELLLGLGESPADWSRIRARVKTDFEKNTRMPVIAPVRVKKIRFDLQAREVSFLSNTGNMNYFFDQAFIFPEPAFQAPRFAPSGGLLWPQSSCVEHVVNNWGHLEAIQVVGNDMSAVQALACGEKSFEWVRSQNFFSRQVQFFVDEYLKSRGGSISICSDLDRESPETEHEETGRTVVYCSRPVLDLERLKAMGIDSPVEYLQDSGVYIQDNICIAAPYAARDYPRHPTSMEYSLQTGLFAVQSLLGDDPPRPPQKNTRSWNMAGLHAGSAGLNPQQALEKGFSPEWAIVSGADHPLKEAGHVLHLTVDKDSRRILGAECAGREAAAWVDMVGHLVQENAVLEDLVKQEMVSFGFGLHPLKKCARILENKLGSRILGINPTELEESYNQGAEFFLLDVRSPEEYQRIRISGAENIPLPELKKKAVQIPRFVPLVLYSRCSGRAYQGARLLQSMGAKQLYVLDGGMELWPLANETEQEAGSGPIVVPSGCSISCC, encoded by the coding sequence ATGGAAAGAGTGCTTGTAACAGGTTATGGATACCCGGCCTACAAGGCGGCTCAATTGGTCAAAAAACTGAAGCCGGAAGTGGATCTTTTATGGATAACCGAGTACAGCGAGGAAAAGTATCCCCTGGAAATGGTGGAACTTTTACTGGGACTGGGCGAGAGCCCGGCTGACTGGTCCAGAATCAGGGCCAGGGTCAAGACCGATTTTGAAAAAAATACACGCATGCCGGTTATCGCACCTGTAAGAGTCAAAAAGATCCGTTTCGACCTTCAGGCCAGGGAGGTATCCTTTCTGTCCAATACGGGCAATATGAACTATTTTTTTGACCAGGCATTTATTTTTCCCGAACCCGCCTTCCAGGCACCCCGATTCGCACCTTCGGGGGGGCTTTTATGGCCGCAGAGTTCCTGTGTTGAGCACGTGGTGAACAACTGGGGCCACCTGGAGGCCATACAGGTGGTGGGAAACGATATGAGTGCCGTCCAGGCCCTGGCCTGCGGCGAAAAAAGCTTTGAGTGGGTCAGATCGCAAAACTTCTTTTCCAGGCAGGTGCAGTTTTTTGTGGATGAATATCTTAAGTCCAGGGGCGGCAGCATTTCAATATGTTCTGACCTGGATAGAGAATCTCCTGAAACTGAACATGAAGAAACCGGCAGAACTGTGGTTTACTGCTCCAGGCCGGTACTTGACTTAGAGAGACTGAAAGCAATGGGCATTGATTCCCCTGTGGAATACCTGCAGGATTCAGGGGTGTACATCCAGGATAATATCTGCATAGCAGCCCCTTATGCCGCCCGGGATTATCCCCGGCACCCCACATCTATGGAATACAGCCTTCAAACAGGCCTTTTTGCAGTACAAAGTCTTTTGGGGGACGATCCCCCACGGCCTCCCCAGAAAAACACCCGGTCCTGGAACATGGCCGGACTGCATGCTGGAAGCGCCGGGTTAAACCCGCAGCAGGCCCTGGAAAAGGGGTTCAGCCCGGAATGGGCCATAGTAAGCGGTGCTGACCATCCTTTGAAAGAGGCCGGGCATGTCCTGCATCTGACTGTGGACAAGGATTCCCGCCGGATCCTGGGCGCTGAGTGTGCAGGAAGAGAGGCTGCCGCCTGGGTGGATATGGTCGGTCACCTGGTGCAGGAAAATGCGGTGCTTGAAGACCTGGTGAAGCAGGAAATGGTTTCCTTCGGGTTCGGCCTGCATCCCCTGAAGAAATGCGCCCGTATCCTGGAAAACAAACTTGGTTCCAGAATACTGGGCATCAACCCCACTGAGCTTGAAGAGTCCTATAACCAAGGGGCCGAGTTTTTTCTGCTGGATGTCCGCAGTCCTGAAGAATACCAGCGCATCAGGATTTCCGGGGCTGAAAATATCCCCTTGCCGGAACTGAAGAAAAAGGCCGTCCAGATACCCAGGTTTGTCCCCCTGGTTCTTTATTCCAGGTGTTCAGGCAGGGCTTACCAGGGTGCAAGACTGTTACAGTCCATGGGCGCCAAGCAGTTATACGTCCTGGACGGCGGAATGGAACTGTGGCCGCTGGCAAATGAGACCGAGCAGGAGGCCGGTTCCGGACCGATTGTCGTGCCGTCCGGCTGCAGCATATCCTGCTGCTGA
- a CDS encoding cupin domain-containing protein has translation MSQASIGKKIKKHRDMEEISLEELSRRSGLDTDFIRSVEEDDIYPSLGPLLKIARGLGVRLGTFLDDTVVQDPLIVREKDRQEELTMLKGKEKPAALRFYSLGKGKSDRKMEPFFIEVFPEPPQDKKLSSHEGEEFIIVVAGEIELVYGHETHVLKAGDSVYYNSIVPHNVSARGEGPARIYAVLYFPE, from the coding sequence ATGAGTCAGGCTAGCATCGGTAAAAAGATCAAGAAGCACAGGGATATGGAAGAGATCAGCCTGGAAGAGCTGTCCAGGCGCAGCGGCCTGGATACCGATTTTATCCGTTCAGTTGAAGAGGATGATATATACCCTTCACTGGGCCCGCTTCTAAAAATCGCCAGGGGCCTGGGGGTCAGACTGGGCACATTTCTGGACGATACCGTGGTCCAGGATCCCCTTATTGTCAGGGAAAAGGACAGGCAGGAAGAGCTGACAATGCTCAAGGGGAAGGAAAAGCCCGCAGCCCTGCGCTTTTATTCCCTGGGAAAAGGCAAAAGCGACCGCAAAATGGAGCCTTTCTTCATTGAAGTGTTTCCGGAGCCGCCCCAGGACAAAAAGCTGTCATCTCATGAAGGAGAAGAGTTCATCATAGTGGTTGCCGGAGAGATAGAGCTGGTTTATGGTCATGAAACCCATGTCTTAAAAGCTGGAGACAGCGTCTACTACAATTCCATAGTGCCTCATAACGTATCAGCCAGAGGCGAGGGTCCGGCCAGAATTTACGCCGTACTCTATTTTCCGGAATAG
- a CDS encoding AMP-binding protein, which yields MWDQSLREITLGTLLDEAVENYPDNDAVVYVDRDFRLTYREFSHVVDQMARGLMTLGVKKGEKVAIWASNVPHWVALQFATAKIGAVLLTINTYYKEHELSYVLKQSEAENIFIIDGFRDTDYVRTLYDLVPELRTQARGYLNNKDFPHLKRVFFLGQEKHRGMYSLPELLALGGMTSDRDYQARRRELDPHDVVNMQYTSGTTGFPKGVMLTHYNIANNGYWIGEHQKLTHRDRICLPVPLFHCFGCVLGVLAAVSHASTMVILEGFNPLMVMTSVEAEKCTALYGVPTMFIAVLDHRMFSKFDYSSLRTGIMAGSPCPVKVMRQVMDKMNMSEVTICYGLTETSPVMTQTRTDDDIRRKTETVGRPMPEIEVQVVDPETNRTLGPGEQGEVCCRGYNVMRGYYNMPEETSRTIDADGWLHSGDLGVMDEDGYLSITGRLKDMIIRGGENVYPREIEEFLYTMEGVRDVQVVGVPSNRYGEEVGAFIILKEGYDYAPEDIRDFCRGRIARYKTPKYVAFVDEYPMTASGKVQKYKLREMAAELFPQAMR from the coding sequence ATGTGGGACCAGTCTTTAAGGGAGATAACCCTTGGAACGCTTCTGGATGAAGCTGTGGAAAATTATCCTGATAATGATGCAGTAGTGTATGTTGACCGGGATTTCCGCCTGACATACAGGGAGTTTTCCCACGTGGTGGACCAGATGGCCAGAGGGCTTATGACCCTGGGGGTGAAAAAGGGCGAGAAAGTGGCCATCTGGGCCAGCAATGTCCCGCACTGGGTGGCCCTGCAGTTCGCTACGGCAAAGATAGGTGCCGTGCTGCTTACCATCAACACCTATTATAAAGAGCATGAGCTGAGCTATGTGCTCAAACAGTCCGAGGCGGAAAACATATTCATAATCGACGGGTTTCGTGATACCGACTATGTCCGGACCCTGTACGACCTTGTCCCGGAGCTTCGCACCCAGGCCAGGGGGTATCTGAACAATAAGGATTTCCCGCACTTAAAAAGGGTGTTTTTCCTGGGGCAGGAAAAACACCGGGGGATGTATTCCCTGCCGGAGCTTCTGGCACTGGGGGGCATGACCAGCGACAGGGATTACCAGGCGCGCCGGAGAGAGCTTGATCCCCACGATGTGGTCAATATGCAGTACACCTCCGGCACTACAGGCTTCCCCAAGGGAGTGATGCTTACCCACTACAATATCGCCAATAACGGTTACTGGATTGGGGAGCATCAGAAACTGACTCACAGGGACCGCATCTGCCTGCCTGTTCCGCTGTTTCACTGTTTCGGGTGTGTACTTGGGGTGCTTGCGGCTGTAAGTCATGCCAGCACCATGGTCATACTTGAGGGGTTTAATCCGCTTATGGTCATGACCTCTGTGGAAGCAGAAAAGTGTACCGCTCTTTACGGTGTGCCCACCATGTTCATTGCTGTTCTGGATCACCGCATGTTCTCCAAGTTTGACTACAGTTCCCTGCGTACCGGGATTATGGCCGGCTCTCCCTGTCCGGTCAAAGTCATGCGGCAGGTGATGGACAAGATGAACATGAGCGAGGTAACCATATGCTACGGCCTGACCGAAACCTCACCGGTGATGACTCAGACCCGCACCGATGATGACATACGCAGAAAGACCGAGACAGTAGGCAGGCCCATGCCGGAGATAGAGGTACAGGTGGTGGATCCGGAAACCAACAGGACCCTGGGGCCAGGAGAACAGGGCGAAGTCTGCTGCCGGGGATATAATGTCATGCGCGGCTATTACAATATGCCCGAAGAAACCAGCAGAACAATTGATGCTGACGGCTGGCTGCATTCCGGGGACCTGGGCGTAATGGACGAGGATGGGTACCTGAGCATCACCGGTCGCCTCAAGGATATGATCATCAGGGGCGGAGAAAATGTTTACCCCAGGGAAATAGAAGAGTTTCTGTACACCATGGAAGGGGTGCGCGATGTACAGGTGGTGGGGGTGCCCAGCAACAGATACGGAGAAGAGGTAGGTGCTTTTATTATCCTCAAGGAGGGTTACGATTACGCCCCCGAGGATATAAGGGACTTCTGCCGGGGCAGGATCGCCAGGTACAAGACTCCCAAGTATGTTGCATTTGTGGATGAATATCCCATGACCGCCAGCGGAAAGGTCCAGAAGTACAAGCTGCGGGAAATGGCTGCAGAGCTTTTTCCCCAGGCCATGAGATGA
- a CDS encoding HAD family hydrolase: MIICNPLSSMSLKGLEGIIFDCDGVLFDSRDVNIHFYNRIREYFGLGPLSDNEEEFVHMHSVMDSLRYILPPECLDRLDEVRRQINYNELLPYMRMEEGVPDLLDLLRCKGLRIAINTNRTTTMNLLLQMHGLADFFWPVMTAGQVNRPKPHPESMYRILEMWSTSPGKVAFIGDSVVDQSAAGSAGVPFWAYKNQHLNADMLIPDFWTLREFIAGRL, from the coding sequence TTGATTATCTGCAATCCACTGAGTTCCATGAGCCTGAAAGGGCTTGAAGGGATTATATTCGACTGTGACGGAGTCCTTTTCGATTCCAGGGACGTTAATATCCATTTCTACAACCGTATCCGTGAATATTTCGGGCTTGGACCCCTGAGCGATAATGAAGAGGAGTTCGTGCACATGCACTCGGTGATGGACTCCCTGCGGTACATATTGCCTCCGGAATGTCTGGATCGCCTGGACGAGGTGCGCAGGCAAATAAATTACAATGAACTTCTTCCATACATGCGCATGGAAGAGGGGGTGCCGGACCTGCTGGATCTGCTGCGCTGCAAGGGGCTGCGCATTGCCATAAACACCAACCGCACCACCACCATGAACCTGTTGCTGCAGATGCACGGCCTTGCGGACTTTTTCTGGCCCGTGATGACCGCCGGACAGGTGAACAGGCCCAAGCCCCATCCTGAAAGCATGTACAGGATACTGGAGATGTGGTCGACAAGTCCAGGAAAAGTGGCCTTTATAGGCGATTCTGTGGTGGATCAGTCAGCTGCAGGAAGTGCAGGCGTTCCTTTCTGGGCCTATAAAAACCAGCACCTGAACGCAGACATGCTCATTCCTGACTTCTGGACCCTGAGGGAGTTCATTGCAGGGCGGCTTTAA
- a CDS encoding YggT family protein produces MNVFANFLMALVSVFDTLLTLYFWIVIISALLTWVQPDPYNPIVRVLRNLTEPVLHRVRTWLPFVNIGGIDLSPIVVLVGIQFIKIFVVQSLYQAVAGMG; encoded by the coding sequence ATGAACGTGTTTGCCAATTTTTTGATGGCCCTGGTAAGTGTTTTTGATACCCTGCTTACCCTTTACTTCTGGATTGTGATTATTTCCGCTTTGTTGACCTGGGTCCAGCCCGACCCCTATAATCCAATAGTAAGGGTACTGCGCAATCTCACTGAACCGGTGCTGCACCGGGTAAGGACCTGGCTGCCTTTTGTAAACATAGGGGGAATTGACCTGTCTCCCATTGTGGTGCTGGTGGGTATTCAGTTTATCAAGATTTTCGTTGTCCAGTCCCTTTACCAGGCTGTAGCCGGTATGGGCTGA
- a CDS encoding DivIVA domain-containing protein: protein MDISKIDILNKKFSTSLFGYKKNDVEMFLQEVADYVGELAEKKSQLDQEIKHLEEKLQEHRSREEVLQNTLLTTQKMTDDIKANANKQAKVIVQEAQSKAEDILRQAHKRLAQIHEDISELKKQRAHFEIKLRSMIESHLKLLESHDEEHLHLEEAESKLKFLQKS, encoded by the coding sequence ATGGACATTTCAAAAATTGATATCCTGAACAAAAAATTTTCCACATCTTTATTTGGTTATAAAAAAAATGACGTGGAAATGTTTCTGCAGGAAGTGGCCGACTACGTCGGAGAACTGGCTGAAAAGAAATCACAGCTGGATCAGGAGATAAAACACCTTGAAGAGAAGCTGCAGGAGCACAGAAGCAGAGAGGAAGTGCTGCAGAATACTTTGCTCACAACTCAGAAAATGACCGATGACATCAAGGCCAACGCCAACAAGCAGGCCAAAGTTATTGTCCAGGAGGCCCAGTCCAAGGCCGAGGATATATTAAGGCAGGCGCACAAGAGGCTGGCCCAGATTCACGAAGACATATCAGAACTGAAAAAACAGCGGGCTCATTTTGAAATCAAGCTCAGATCCATGATAGAGTCACATCTGAAACTGCTTGAATCACATGACGAGGAACACCTGCACCTGGAGGAAGCTGAATCCAAACTCAAGTTTCTGCAGAAGTCCTGA
- a CDS encoding DUF167 domain-containing protein, with protein MQFLERLDPETWILRVVLKPGADRDEVLGIHAGRLKISVKAPPVDGKANKALCIFLSRSLGIRKKQVWIQRGLQSRNKDLIVSGVAGTVFNALKHVQ; from the coding sequence ATGCAGTTTCTGGAAAGATTGGACCCGGAAACCTGGATTTTAAGGGTTGTGTTGAAGCCGGGAGCAGACAGGGATGAGGTTCTGGGCATACATGCAGGACGGCTCAAGATTTCAGTTAAGGCTCCTCCTGTTGACGGCAAGGCCAACAAGGCCCTGTGTATTTTTTTATCCAGGTCTCTTGGAATTAGAAAAAAACAGGTATGGATACAAAGGGGGCTGCAGAGCAGAAACAAGGATCTAATTGTAAGCGGTGTTGCCGGGACGGTTTTTAATGCCTTGAAGCATGTACAGTAA
- the ilvB gene encoding biosynthetic-type acetolactate synthase large subunit, giving the protein MELTGAQILLECMRQEGVQHIFGFPGGAVIDIYDELPKSSIQHFLVRHEQGAVHAADGYARSTGKVGVCLVTSGPGATNTVTGIATAYMDSIPLVVFTGQVPTALIGNDAFQEVDIVGITRPCTKHNYLIKDVKELAHSIKEAFYIASTGRPGPVLVDLPKDVMQARTEFDYPKTISLRSYNPNYTPNRKQVKKAAGLLAKAERPLIYSGGGVISSEAGEILTRLARRFSVPVTSTMMGLGAFPGNDPLWLGMLGMHGTYAANMAVNNADVLLSVGARFDDRVTGKVNTFAPRAKIIHIDIDPTSIRKNVNVHIPIVSDCLNALKTLDEEMGEINEVQWEEKHASWVKTVKGWNQEQPLKYETVQSGKIKPQYVMEQVYELTKGEAIITTEVGQNQMWAAQFYKYHKPRTWISSGGLGTMGYGFPAAIGAQVANPDKLVIDIAGDGSIQMNIQEMATAVCYNLPVKIIILNNSYLGMVRQWQELFYNKNYCATCLDTAPDFVKLAEAYGAEGYQVDKTEDVVPVLKKVFASPKTCIVDIRVEPEENVYPMVPAGASLTEMLLV; this is encoded by the coding sequence ATGGAGCTCACCGGAGCTCAGATCCTGCTTGAATGCATGAGGCAGGAGGGCGTACAACACATTTTCGGGTTTCCCGGGGGTGCAGTCATTGACATCTATGATGAACTGCCCAAGTCATCAATTCAACATTTTCTGGTTCGACATGAGCAAGGGGCGGTGCATGCGGCGGACGGTTACGCCAGGTCAACAGGCAAGGTGGGGGTGTGCCTGGTGACTTCCGGTCCCGGTGCAACCAATACAGTGACCGGCATTGCTACTGCCTATATGGATTCTATTCCTCTGGTGGTCTTCACCGGCCAGGTTCCCACGGCGCTCATCGGCAACGATGCTTTCCAGGAAGTTGACATCGTAGGCATTACCAGGCCCTGCACCAAGCACAACTATCTCATCAAGGATGTCAAAGAACTTGCTCATTCCATTAAGGAAGCATTTTATATTGCTTCCACAGGAAGGCCGGGTCCGGTGCTTGTGGATCTTCCCAAGGATGTCATGCAGGCCAGGACTGAATTTGATTACCCCAAGACCATCAGCCTGCGCAGCTACAATCCCAATTACACACCCAACAGGAAACAGGTAAAAAAGGCGGCCGGTCTGCTGGCCAAGGCGGAGCGTCCCCTGATTTACTCCGGGGGAGGGGTGATCTCTTCCGAAGCCGGAGAGATACTTACCAGGCTGGCCCGCAGGTTTTCAGTGCCGGTGACCTCCACCATGATGGGCCTGGGGGCCTTTCCCGGCAATGACCCGCTCTGGCTTGGAATGCTGGGCATGCATGGCACTTATGCCGCCAACATGGCTGTCAATAATGCGGATGTTCTGCTTTCAGTGGGTGCCAGGTTTGATGACCGGGTCACCGGCAAGGTGAATACTTTCGCCCCCAGGGCCAAGATAATTCATATTGATATTGATCCCACTTCCATCCGCAAGAATGTCAACGTGCATATTCCTATAGTTTCCGACTGCCTCAATGCGCTAAAGACCCTGGACGAGGAAATGGGCGAGATCAATGAGGTTCAGTGGGAGGAAAAGCATGCCTCCTGGGTCAAAACAGTCAAGGGATGGAACCAGGAACAGCCTCTCAAGTACGAAACCGTCCAGTCCGGCAAAATCAAACCTCAGTACGTGATGGAGCAGGTCTATGAACTGACCAAAGGCGAGGCCATCATCACCACTGAAGTTGGGCAGAACCAGATGTGGGCAGCCCAGTTCTACAAGTACCACAAACCCAGGACCTGGATCAGTTCCGGCGGTCTGGGCACCATGGGGTACGGATTTCCGGCGGCCATCGGAGCACAGGTGGCCAACCCGGACAAGCTGGTCATAGACATTGCCGGAGACGGATCAATCCAGATGAATATTCAGGAGATGGCCACAGCGGTATGCTACAATCTGCCGGTGAAGATAATCATCCTGAACAACAGCTACCTGGGCATGGTCCGGCAGTGGCAGGAGCTATTCTACAACAAGAACTACTGCGCCACCTGCCTGGATACTGCCCCGGACTTCGTCAAGCTGGCCGAGGCTTATGGCGCTGAGGGCTACCAGGTGGACAAAACCGAAGACGTGGTTCCTGTTCTGAAGAAGGTCTTTGCTTCCCCCAAGACCTGCATCGTGGACATCCGCGTGGAGCCCGAGGAAAACGTTTATCCCATGGTCCCTGCCGGGGCCTCATTAACCGAAATGCTACTGGTCTAG
- the ilvN gene encoding acetolactate synthase small subunit produces the protein MRHVLSVLVENEPGVLSRVAGLFSGRGFNIDTLNVGPTLEKGVSLMTISTHGDEQIIEQIIKQLRKLITVIKVVDLSDTKAVEREMVLIKVHASENSRAEILRIVDIFRCKVVDVSTDELTLEVTGDQGKINAMVNMLQRFGIKEFARTGTVAMKRSMQF, from the coding sequence ATGCGACACGTTTTATCAGTACTTGTGGAAAACGAGCCCGGAGTGCTCTCCAGGGTAGCCGGTCTTTTCAGCGGCCGCGGCTTCAATATAGACACCCTGAATGTCGGTCCCACCCTGGAAAAAGGGGTTTCGCTCATGACCATAAGCACCCATGGCGATGAGCAGATTATCGAACAGATAATCAAGCAGCTGAGAAAGCTCATTACAGTAATCAAGGTGGTGGATCTCTCGGATACCAAGGCCGTAGAGAGGGAGATGGTTCTAATAAAGGTCCATGCATCTGAAAACAGCAGGGCTGAGATCCTGCGCATCGTGGATATTTTCCGGTGTAAGGTGGTGGATGTAAGTACCGATGAGCTCACCCTGGAAGTGACCGGAGATCAGGGCAAGATCAACGCTATGGTCAACATGCTGCAGCGCTTCGGCATCAAGGAATTCGCCAGGACAGGCACTGTAGCCATGAAGCGGAGCATGCAGTTTTAG
- the ilvC gene encoding ketol-acid reductoisomerase, with protein MKVYYENDADLSLLKDKTIAVIGYGSQGHAHAQNLRDSGLNVVIGQRPGGANYNLAREHGFEPVAAAEAARQADLIQILVQDQYQPGVFYNEVLPHLDSGKTMVFSHGFNVHYNQIVPPKDVDVVMIAPKGPGHLVRREYARGGSVPALAAVYQDHTGQAWDKALAYAKGIGATRSGVIQTTFAEETETDLFGEQAVLCGGVSALIRAGYETLVEAGYQPEVAYFECMHELKLIVDLLYEGGFTRMHYSISDTAEYGDYSRGERIVGDQAKQEMRKVLGEIQDGRFAREWILENKAGLPAFYAQRRKYHSHQIEEVGERLRKMMAWLNK; from the coding sequence ATGAAGGTTTACTACGAAAACGATGCGGATCTTTCTCTTCTAAAAGACAAGACCATTGCTGTCATCGGGTACGGCAGTCAGGGACATGCCCATGCCCAGAATCTCCGGGATTCCGGCCTGAATGTAGTCATCGGCCAGAGACCGGGGGGAGCCAATTACAACCTGGCCAGAGAGCATGGATTTGAACCAGTGGCCGCGGCAGAGGCAGCCAGGCAGGCTGATCTTATCCAGATTCTGGTGCAGGACCAGTATCAGCCCGGGGTCTTTTACAATGAAGTCCTGCCTCATCTTGATTCCGGCAAGACCATGGTTTTCAGTCACGGATTTAATGTGCACTACAACCAGATAGTCCCGCCAAAGGACGTGGACGTGGTCATGATCGCTCCCAAGGGACCGGGCCACCTGGTGAGAAGGGAATATGCCCGGGGCGGCAGCGTTCCGGCCCTGGCCGCAGTCTACCAGGATCATACAGGACAGGCCTGGGATAAGGCCCTGGCATACGCCAAGGGTATCGGAGCCACCAGGTCCGGGGTAATCCAGACAACATTCGCCGAAGAGACAGAGACTGATCTTTTCGGAGAACAGGCAGTACTCTGCGGTGGAGTAAGCGCTCTTATCCGGGCCGGCTACGAGACTCTGGTGGAAGCTGGTTATCAGCCCGAGGTGGCTTACTTTGAGTGCATGCACGAACTAAAACTAATTGTGGACCTGTTGTACGAAGGTGGATTTACCCGGATGCACTATTCCATCAGCGATACTGCTGAATACGGTGATTATTCCCGCGGCGAAAGGATTGTCGGGGATCAGGCCAAGCAGGAAATGCGCAAGGTGCTGGGAGAAATCCAGGACGGCAGGTTCGCCAGGGAATGGATCCTGGAAAACAAGGCCGGACTGCCTGCTTTTTACGCCCAGCGCAGAAAGTACCACAGTCACCAGATCGAGGAAGTGGGTGAAAGGCTTAGAAAAATGATGGCCTGGCTCAACAAGTAA
- a CDS encoding GspE/PulE family protein, with translation MQQAPSTEYSPENTKTGGRYAYLLNTGAISDHDLQQAMRVAKKENLRMDDVLVERLKVDKQALGRSLQEYYDTDFVSFDHSYVAPFELFEQKRLDPEFLKKYEWVPLEKEGGNIIVLVNNPYDLGRLDEIRFIFGTSNIVARVAIPGDIRRFIEHFHQQYLAEQSMAFLGEEDGSAAEESEATTDYIDEGELTEHDSEVVRLVNALLLEAWRRKASDIHIEPSPGSRYCLIRMRVDGTCHEFKKIRLALAKPLVSRLKIMSSLDIAERRLPQDGKLKIKLPEVSQVLEFRVATVPTTGGQEDVVLRVLTSGKPITLKELGLSSNNLEHFDKLIKKPYGLILVVGPTGSGKTTTLHSALSCINTPDKKVWTAEDPVEISQEGLRQVQVNPKIGLTFAHLLRSFLRADPDVIMVGEMRDRETAHIAVEASLTGHIVFSTLHTNTAPETITRLLDMDLDPFNFADSLLCVLGQRLIKTLCPRCKEKYNPDSAELQELEMEYGEGFNAWKEHYFHKKAVLYRGKGCRDCIGGYRGRLGIHELMLNTDKIKDLIKFRKSAEEIRQQATMEGMLSLKQDGIHKVLAGLTDIHQVRAATGA, from the coding sequence ATGCAACAAGCACCCTCCACTGAATATTCTCCGGAAAATACAAAAACCGGAGGCCGCTATGCATACCTGTTGAATACCGGCGCAATCAGCGACCACGATCTGCAGCAGGCCATGCGCGTGGCCAAAAAGGAAAACCTGCGCATGGACGATGTCCTGGTGGAAAGGCTGAAAGTGGACAAACAGGCACTGGGCCGCTCTCTGCAGGAGTATTACGACACAGATTTTGTTTCCTTTGATCATTCCTATGTCGCGCCTTTCGAACTCTTTGAACAAAAAAGGCTGGATCCCGAATTTCTCAAGAAATATGAGTGGGTGCCTCTGGAAAAAGAGGGGGGCAATATTATTGTCCTTGTGAACAACCCCTATGATCTGGGACGGCTGGATGAGATCCGCTTTATTTTCGGAACGAGCAATATCGTGGCCAGAGTGGCAATACCCGGCGATATCCGGCGTTTTATCGAGCATTTTCACCAGCAGTATCTTGCAGAGCAGAGCATGGCTTTCCTGGGAGAGGAAGACGGGTCTGCTGCTGAAGAATCTGAAGCAACTACCGACTACATTGACGAGGGAGAGCTTACCGAACATGACAGTGAGGTGGTCCGCCTGGTCAATGCACTGCTCCTGGAGGCCTGGCGCAGGAAGGCCTCGGATATTCACATCGAGCCCAGTCCAGGTTCCAGGTATTGCCTCATCCGGATGCGCGTGGACGGTACATGCCACGAATTCAAAAAAATACGCCTGGCCCTGGCCAAACCGCTGGTGTCCAGGCTTAAAATCATGTCCAGCCTGGATATAGCCGAAAGAAGGCTGCCCCAGGATGGCAAACTAAAGATAAAGCTCCCGGAAGTTTCCCAGGTTCTTGAGTTCAGAGTGGCCACAGTGCCCACCACAGGAGGACAGGAAGACGTGGTGCTCAGGGTTTTGACCTCGGGCAAACCCATTACTCTGAAAGAACTGGGGTTGTCCTCAAACAATCTGGAGCACTTCGACAAGCTTATCAAAAAACCCTACGGACTGATACTGGTAGTAGGTCCCACCGGTTCCGGAAAAACCACGACCCTGCATTCAGCCTTGAGCTGCATCAACACCCCGGACAAAAAGGTCTGGACAGCAGAGGACCCGGTGGAAATCAGCCAGGAAGGCCTGCGCCAGGTACAGGTCAATCCCAAGATAGGCCTTACTTTCGCGCATCTTCTACGCTCTTTTTTAAGGGCTGATCCGGATGTGATCATGGTAGGCGAGATGCGCGACAGGGAGACGGCTCACATCGCTGTGGAGGCCTCCCTGACGGGACACATAGTTTTCAGTACCCTGCACACCAATACTGCTCCGGAGACCATTACCAGGCTTCTGGATATGGACCTGGATCCTTTCAACTTCGCTGACTCTCTGCTTTGCGTCCTGGGCCAGCGGCTCATCAAGACCCTGTGTCCCAGGTGCAAGGAGAAATATAATCCTGATTCAGCGGAATTGCAGGAACTGGAGATGGAGTACGGAGAGGGCTTCAACGCTTGGAAGGAGCATTATTTCCATAAAAAAGCTGTACTTTACAGGGGCAAGGGCTGCAGGGACTGTATCGGCGGCTACCGGGGGCGTCTGGGCATCCACGAACTGATGCTCAATACGGATAAGATCAAGGATCTTATCAAGTTTCGAAAATCCGCCGAAGAAATAAGACAGCAGGCTACCATGGAGGGTATGCTTTCCCTTAAACAGGACGGCATACACAAGGTGCTGGCAGGGTTGACGGATATCCATCAGGTCCGGGCCGCCACCGGGGCCTGA